A part of Sulfurifustis variabilis genomic DNA contains:
- a CDS encoding DEAD/DEAH box helicase — protein MSNPLAIFESLRDTYLRYLDSPFDLRYPDLVAERRQLLDADGRLYRYPLIEPVPAYQTCGQTFQQVAQSLLGASWAPGALADLVGFVSQGLFPPSRELYAHQREVFQESVVQGRDVVVTTGTGSGKTECFLLPIAAALIRESSAWGAPGPRPAQWDWWNHWTMQGSRRRWAPRIPQRAHEDPAVRPAAVRALILYPLNALVEDQLARLRDGLDSAQARTWLQVQRGGNRFYFGRYTGRTPVSGIPTKNAEARLRTELASIERDAQLVVGSPAARFFPSMDGGEMWSRWDMQDHPPDILITNYSMLNIMLMRGVESPIFDQTRQWLQADASHIFHLVVDELHTYRGTPGTEVAYLIRVLLDRFGLSPDSDQLRIIASSASVASGAAGLQYLEAFFGRDQNRFRVVGGATQPLNPGAFAPVRASATALRQLRQDLRASQVPITAAAHAFHAAIGATAIGPGATPEGVLESALGHIMAADALRLACSTGPAQTPQIEPRFPEQIAAAMFPALAPADRLEALEGLLAGLSAARGAAGTAPLPVRAHMVFRNLQGLWVCTNASCTQAPPRNGACPAGTLHYVPTLTCGCGSRVLELLYCEACGEIFFGGYRRDTGLNPNEWYLSPDHPDLEASPDMASLDRDYLRYAVYWPAGPGMAPASPQWTQEGVQRFWRPARFTPADGKVVLGGPGYLYFVPAMQGPNPPAADSANQAYPARCPRCDADWSRRQIGSPIRTLRTGFQKIAQVLSDSLLRRIAGAGASQSRKLVVFSDSRQDAAKLSAGMRFSHYRDALRQAITQAIAVQGAGAQAFAAQLAGQVLPPEQQALATTFASTHTAESAILLGAANPVTAQQACPNYPGLTYQQAAQRILTRAVQGPFHVAQLAADASAQLLARGMNPGGFIQDVLWTDPRQQTGSWRDLYVWGPPGSVPQARGAQLTQPQRDHLRRIQDQSLLEVMDVIFASGRRSLESLRIAYATTDRIGAPAPNPLVQEAADGVIRLLGARRRLSTHGAASQPNPPGYVAQYLAAVAQQHGQTPQTFAADVLTYLNGAGVLAQHVLMVQNLCLARPGPSYYECGQCRRIHLHPSGGVCTDCNTPLGPPQPMAAAQVSPDYYSYLATQAGPLFRLNCEELTGQTNKNEGRKRQRLFQDICLPPPDEIPITDAIDLLSVTTTMEAGVDIGSLLAVMMANMPPMRFNYQQRVGRAGRRGAGLSVALTLCRGRSHDDYYFQRPDRMTSDPPPQPYVDMRREVILQRVLAKEVLRQAFGALGLFAATGGDSVHGEFGDAAQWGAPPAQPVPGTPPGMTVAQLVGAWIQSNPAAIARTCDVLLSYTTPQLQAQRPDLISFIQNQLVARVTAAATDPRLPQRSLSERLANAGILPMFGFPTRVRYLFHERPGTAYEWPPEGVVDRELDIAISQFAPCSETVKDGLIHTSVGVVDYQPQGNTVTEQPNPLGPPQVVGLCRRCQAVDGSQNPAPACPVCGAAPPDYDLVRLSQPRGFRTWSGASRDFDGVFEWTARASRPKVGVTPVPMTPVANFEVWSGQDTVYVINDNEGRQFDFEKLAQGETWVTREALAKIGINNVPLAPGGAVDRRALASVKPTDVLVLGIRTWPVGVSAMPLRVEGRAALYSLGFLLRRAAAVRLDIHERELKVGLRVMQDANGQVIGQIFISDSLENGAGYSSYFGSPTEAESLLRFVVGQTSNTFYGPLVTAVHSGICQTSCPDCLRDFSNLAYHNILDWRLGLDLARLALDPNAQIDFSVPYWQGIDASAAGPYFAAMPGWQRLTYGGLQAGRRGNQVEIITHPLWDTDRNRLGPQLAGAYAQAVAAGCHVTFKSIFEVLRRPF, from the coding sequence ATGAGTAACCCGCTTGCGATCTTCGAAAGTCTGCGCGACACGTATCTAAGGTACCTCGATAGCCCCTTCGACCTCAGATACCCGGATCTCGTCGCCGAGCGCCGCCAGCTGCTCGATGCTGATGGGCGGCTATATCGGTACCCGCTGATTGAGCCGGTGCCCGCCTATCAGACCTGCGGGCAAACATTCCAGCAGGTAGCACAATCCTTGCTCGGGGCGTCCTGGGCACCCGGCGCGCTGGCGGATCTGGTTGGCTTCGTGTCGCAGGGTCTCTTCCCGCCTTCGCGCGAACTGTACGCGCACCAGCGGGAGGTCTTTCAGGAATCGGTAGTGCAGGGACGTGATGTTGTTGTCACAACGGGAACTGGTTCAGGAAAGACTGAGTGTTTCCTCTTGCCCATCGCCGCGGCGTTGATTCGCGAATCGTCTGCGTGGGGGGCTCCCGGGCCGCGGCCAGCGCAGTGGGACTGGTGGAATCATTGGACTATGCAGGGGAGCAGGAGAAGGTGGGCGCCGCGGATTCCCCAGCGCGCCCACGAGGACCCGGCGGTGCGGCCTGCGGCCGTGCGGGCGCTGATTCTCTATCCACTCAACGCACTCGTTGAAGATCAGCTCGCACGACTCCGTGACGGCTTGGATAGCGCTCAAGCCCGCACGTGGCTCCAAGTACAGCGTGGAGGCAATCGCTTTTACTTCGGGCGTTACACTGGGCGTACTCCTGTATCCGGTATTCCCACGAAGAACGCAGAAGCCAGGTTACGTACCGAACTCGCAAGCATCGAGCGCGACGCGCAGCTCGTTGTTGGATCGCCCGCCGCACGCTTCTTCCCCAGTATGGACGGCGGCGAGATGTGGTCGCGGTGGGATATGCAGGATCACCCGCCAGACATCCTGATCACGAACTACTCAATGCTCAACATCATGTTGATGCGCGGAGTTGAATCACCAATCTTCGACCAGACGAGACAGTGGCTCCAGGCAGATGCCTCTCATATATTCCATCTCGTCGTCGACGAGCTACACACTTACCGCGGCACGCCCGGAACTGAGGTTGCGTACCTCATCAGAGTTTTGCTTGACCGATTCGGCCTGTCGCCAGACTCAGACCAGCTCCGCATCATCGCGTCGAGCGCCTCGGTAGCCAGCGGTGCAGCCGGTCTCCAGTACCTTGAGGCGTTTTTCGGGCGCGATCAGAATCGTTTTCGGGTAGTAGGGGGCGCCACGCAACCCCTCAACCCCGGCGCGTTTGCCCCCGTGCGCGCCAGCGCAACTGCGCTGCGCCAACTCCGGCAGGATCTGCGAGCGTCGCAGGTGCCGATAACAGCAGCGGCGCACGCGTTTCATGCAGCTATCGGAGCAACCGCAATCGGTCCCGGCGCGACTCCCGAGGGAGTTCTCGAATCTGCACTCGGGCACATCATGGCCGCAGATGCGTTGCGATTGGCATGTTCCACCGGTCCAGCTCAGACACCCCAGATCGAGCCCCGGTTTCCTGAACAAATCGCGGCAGCCATGTTCCCCGCGCTCGCACCAGCGGATCGCCTCGAGGCACTTGAGGGGTTGCTTGCTGGCCTATCTGCGGCGCGAGGTGCCGCCGGCACAGCGCCTTTGCCCGTGCGGGCACACATGGTTTTCCGCAACCTTCAAGGACTATGGGTCTGCACAAACGCGAGCTGCACGCAGGCGCCGCCGCGAAACGGCGCCTGCCCGGCCGGTACGCTGCACTACGTCCCGACGCTAACGTGCGGGTGTGGCTCTAGAGTTCTCGAGTTGCTCTATTGCGAGGCGTGCGGCGAGATATTCTTCGGGGGATACCGGCGCGATACCGGCCTAAATCCTAACGAGTGGTACCTCAGCCCTGATCACCCCGACCTTGAAGCATCTCCGGACATGGCATCGCTCGACCGCGACTATCTTCGGTACGCTGTTTACTGGCCGGCTGGTCCTGGAATGGCGCCGGCATCGCCGCAGTGGACACAAGAGGGGGTGCAACGGTTCTGGAGGCCAGCCCGGTTCACACCCGCTGATGGCAAGGTAGTTCTCGGGGGTCCTGGCTATCTCTACTTCGTGCCGGCGATGCAGGGCCCGAACCCACCGGCGGCCGACAGCGCGAACCAGGCGTACCCTGCGCGCTGCCCGCGCTGCGACGCGGATTGGTCGCGCCGCCAGATTGGTTCCCCCATTCGCACCCTGCGGACCGGTTTTCAGAAGATTGCCCAAGTGCTATCTGATTCGCTTCTCCGCCGGATCGCTGGCGCGGGAGCGAGCCAGTCGCGCAAGCTCGTGGTTTTTTCGGACAGCCGGCAGGACGCGGCCAAGCTTTCAGCGGGCATGCGCTTTTCTCACTACCGCGACGCGCTGCGCCAAGCGATTACCCAGGCGATCGCAGTGCAAGGCGCCGGCGCGCAAGCGTTCGCGGCGCAACTCGCTGGACAGGTGCTGCCGCCGGAACAGCAGGCGCTAGCAACTACATTCGCAAGCACGCACACAGCGGAGTCGGCGATTCTCTTAGGTGCCGCAAACCCGGTGACTGCTCAACAGGCGTGCCCTAACTATCCGGGGCTAACGTACCAGCAGGCTGCGCAGCGCATCCTGACTCGCGCAGTTCAGGGTCCGTTTCATGTAGCGCAACTTGCAGCTGATGCCTCGGCGCAGCTCCTGGCTCGCGGGATGAACCCAGGCGGATTTATACAAGACGTGCTCTGGACGGACCCGCGGCAGCAGACCGGGAGCTGGCGAGATTTGTATGTCTGGGGACCACCAGGATCTGTGCCGCAGGCTAGAGGGGCGCAGCTTACGCAGCCACAGCGAGATCACCTGCGGCGGATTCAAGATCAGTCGCTCCTTGAGGTGATGGATGTCATTTTCGCTTCTGGGCGGCGCAGCCTTGAATCGCTGCGAATTGCGTACGCAACGACTGACCGGATCGGCGCTCCAGCCCCTAACCCTCTCGTGCAAGAGGCCGCCGATGGCGTGATTCGACTGCTCGGCGCGCGGCGGCGCCTCTCAACTCATGGCGCCGCTAGCCAGCCTAATCCACCTGGGTACGTCGCCCAGTATCTCGCAGCCGTCGCCCAACAGCATGGCCAAACACCTCAGACCTTTGCTGCCGATGTTTTGACTTATCTCAATGGCGCAGGCGTGCTTGCCCAGCACGTGCTCATGGTCCAGAACCTCTGCCTCGCGCGCCCAGGCCCGTCCTACTACGAATGCGGTCAGTGCCGCCGCATCCACCTCCACCCATCCGGCGGCGTTTGTACGGACTGCAATACGCCGCTCGGGCCGCCCCAGCCAATGGCGGCGGCACAGGTCTCACCTGATTACTACAGCTATCTCGCAACCCAGGCGGGCCCGCTGTTCCGCCTGAACTGCGAGGAACTCACGGGGCAAACAAACAAGAACGAAGGAAGGAAGCGCCAGCGGCTCTTCCAAGACATCTGCCTCCCACCCCCCGATGAGATCCCAATTACGGACGCGATTGACCTCCTTAGCGTGACCACAACAATGGAGGCAGGCGTCGATATCGGCTCGTTGCTTGCCGTGATGATGGCGAACATGCCGCCGATGCGCTTCAACTACCAGCAGCGCGTCGGCCGCGCAGGCCGGCGGGGTGCTGGCCTTTCGGTAGCACTGACGTTATGCCGGGGCCGCAGCCACGATGATTACTATTTCCAGCGTCCCGACCGCATGACCTCCGATCCTCCTCCGCAGCCATACGTTGACATGCGCCGGGAGGTGATCCTACAGCGCGTGCTGGCCAAGGAGGTCCTGCGGCAAGCGTTTGGCGCTCTCGGTCTGTTTGCGGCCACGGGTGGTGACAGCGTCCACGGCGAGTTCGGAGATGCTGCGCAGTGGGGCGCTCCGCCAGCCCAGCCTGTTCCTGGCACTCCGCCGGGCATGACCGTCGCGCAGCTTGTCGGCGCTTGGATTCAAAGCAACCCAGCCGCCATTGCGCGAACGTGCGACGTTCTGCTTTCCTACACGACGCCGCAGTTGCAGGCACAGCGGCCCGACTTGATCAGTTTCATTCAGAATCAGCTCGTGGCGCGAGTGACGGCAGCTGCAACTGACCCAAGGCTCCCGCAGAGATCGTTAAGTGAGCGGCTCGCAAACGCCGGCATACTGCCGATGTTCGGGTTCCCGACGCGCGTTCGCTACCTCTTCCATGAGAGGCCCGGCACAGCCTACGAATGGCCGCCAGAGGGCGTTGTCGATCGCGAACTCGATATAGCAATCAGCCAGTTTGCACCTTGCTCTGAAACGGTGAAGGATGGACTCATTCATACATCGGTTGGTGTCGTCGACTATCAGCCTCAGGGAAATACGGTCACCGAGCAGCCGAATCCACTTGGCCCGCCTCAGGTCGTTGGATTATGCCGGCGGTGTCAAGCGGTTGACGGTTCGCAAAACCCGGCACCAGCCTGCCCGGTCTGTGGTGCGGCACCGCCCGACTACGACCTGGTACGCCTCTCGCAGCCGCGAGGGTTCCGCACGTGGTCTGGAGCAAGCCGCGACTTCGACGGCGTATTCGAATGGACTGCGCGGGCATCGCGTCCGAAAGTCGGTGTTACACCGGTTCCGATGACACCAGTTGCAAACTTCGAGGTCTGGAGCGGCCAAGACACGGTTTACGTTATCAACGACAACGAAGGGCGTCAGTTTGACTTTGAAAAGCTCGCCCAAGGAGAAACATGGGTCACACGGGAAGCCCTGGCGAAAATCGGCATCAATAATGTTCCCCTCGCCCCCGGAGGAGCAGTTGACCGCCGCGCTCTCGCCTCCGTCAAACCTACCGATGTTCTTGTGCTCGGTATCCGAACATGGCCGGTAGGTGTCAGTGCCATGCCGCTTCGGGTTGAAGGCCGCGCGGCGCTGTATTCTTTGGGCTTCCTGCTCCGGCGAGCGGCGGCGGTACGGCTGGATATCCATGAGCGAGAACTTAAGGTTGGTTTACGCGTGATGCAGGACGCGAATGGGCAAGTTATTGGCCAGATTTTCATCTCAGACAGCCTGGAGAATGGTGCTGGATACAGTTCGTACTTCGGTAGCCCAACCGAAGCTGAGAGTCTCTTGCGTTTCGTCGTTGGCCAGACGAGCAACACGTTCTACGGACCGCTGGTCACTGCAGTGCACTCTGGTATTTGCCAGACGTCATGCCCCGACTGTCTCCGCGATTTCAGCAATCTCGCGTACCACAACATTCTTGACTGGCGCTTGGGTCTAGATCTGGCTCGATTGGCGTTGGACCCAAACGCTCAGATCGACTTCTCGGTGCCCTACTGGCAAGGGATTGACGCGTCAGCTGCCGGACCGTACTTCGCAGCGATGCCCGGCTGGCAGCGCCTTACGTATGGGGGTCTTCAAGCAGGCCGCCGCGGGAATCAGGTTGAGATTATCACGCACCCGCTGTGGGATACCGATCGAAACCGCTTGGGTCCTCAGCTCGCCGGGGCATATGCGCAGGCTGTAGCAGCTGGTTGTCACGTTACGTTTAAGTCGATCTTTGAAGTGCTAAGAAGGCCGTTCTGA
- a CDS encoding endonuclease III domain-containing protein: protein MTITSPLARGARDRLDELDRRLEKAYGTPEAVLGNKEDPLDEAIYIILSFQTDLARFGATWDRLKTTYPSWEALERAPVPQVARVLREGGLHRQKARTLKRLVTEVRRIAGELSLNLLRDMTDEEAEQILTRLPGLSWKGARCVLLYSLGRNVFPVDGNTFRILKRVGVLRSSAIYRRRYLHDALQAAVPAARRRVLHVNLVIHGQRTCLPVAPQCPRCPIRSICAMKGLPRAARKAATGPFDLAAQTKRLRTLPANYRGAHLMAERPLK, encoded by the coding sequence ATGACAATCACTTCGCCGCTGGCGCGCGGTGCTAGAGATCGTCTCGATGAGCTGGATCGCCGTCTGGAGAAGGCGTATGGGACCCCTGAAGCCGTTCTCGGTAACAAGGAGGATCCGCTGGATGAAGCGATTTACATCATCCTCAGCTTCCAGACGGATTTGGCTCGCTTCGGAGCGACCTGGGACAGGCTTAAGACAACTTATCCAAGCTGGGAGGCACTCGAACGCGCGCCGGTTCCGCAAGTCGCCAGAGTCCTCCGCGAGGGAGGCCTCCACCGGCAGAAGGCACGCACACTCAAACGCCTCGTCACTGAAGTCCGCCGAATTGCCGGCGAGCTGTCTCTGAACCTACTCCGGGACATGACCGACGAGGAAGCTGAACAGATCCTCACGCGGCTTCCCGGACTTTCGTGGAAGGGGGCCCGTTGCGTCCTACTCTACAGTCTTGGACGAAACGTGTTCCCCGTGGACGGGAATACGTTTCGGATTCTAAAGCGCGTTGGAGTCCTTCGTTCCTCCGCCATCTACAGGCGGCGTTACTTGCATGATGCACTCCAGGCAGCCGTTCCAGCTGCTCGCCGGCGAGTCCTGCACGTGAACCTGGTGATCCATGGGCAGCGCACTTGCCTGCCCGTTGCACCGCAATGTCCTCGCTGTCCGATACGGTCAATATGCGCGATGAAGGGACTTCCTCGCGCGGCTCGCAAAGCCGCGACTGGGCCGTTTGACTTGGCAGCACAAACAAAGCGCCTTCGGACTCTGCCGGCCAACTATAGAGGCGCGCACCTGATGGCTGAGCGTCCTTTGAAGTAG
- a CDS encoding type IV toxin-antitoxin system AbiEi family antitoxin domain-containing protein: MGRSEARFLAVVGSRATFSIANAREVLGHKSEDPTRQFLEKLQTKGWIKRIRRGRFAVIPLSSGEARTPQLHEFIVAMELVSPAAIAYWSALNHHGLTEQLPRTVFVATNHPVRRPPKQVLGINFKLISLKPAKFFAVVKDWIDEQPFQVTDKEKTIIDGLDLPQYVGGVDEIAKALAGNWSELDETKLRHYAGKIGNSAVAKRLGFLMETLKLGDPEALRKAVPIAPGFSPLDPTLPKRGKYNRRWGLLVNVEIKR; encoded by the coding sequence TTGGGTAGGTCCGAGGCACGGTTTCTAGCGGTGGTCGGATCCCGGGCCACGTTTTCGATCGCCAATGCGCGCGAAGTCTTGGGACACAAGTCCGAAGATCCTACTCGGCAGTTTCTCGAAAAGCTCCAGACAAAGGGCTGGATCAAGCGCATCCGGCGGGGCCGCTTCGCCGTCATCCCGCTTTCCTCTGGCGAGGCCCGCACGCCGCAGCTACATGAATTCATCGTGGCCATGGAGCTTGTGTCGCCGGCGGCGATCGCCTACTGGTCGGCGCTCAACCATCACGGCCTGACCGAACAACTGCCTCGCACGGTCTTCGTCGCAACCAATCACCCCGTGCGCCGCCCCCCCAAGCAGGTGCTGGGGATCAACTTCAAGCTCATCTCGCTCAAGCCCGCCAAGTTCTTCGCCGTGGTTAAGGACTGGATCGATGAACAGCCGTTTCAAGTAACGGACAAGGAAAAGACCATCATCGACGGTCTGGACCTCCCGCAGTACGTAGGCGGGGTGGATGAAATCGCCAAGGCGCTCGCCGGCAACTGGTCGGAGCTCGATGAAACGAAGCTACGCCACTACGCTGGCAAGATCGGTAACAGCGCTGTCGCCAAACGCCTGGGCTTCTTGATGGAGACGCTCAAGCTCGGCGACCCCGAAGCGCTGCGCAAGGCCGTACCCATCGCACCCGGCTTCTCGCCCCTAGACCCTACGCTGCCCAAGCGCGGCAAGTACAACCGCCGCTGGGGATTGCTCGTGAACGTCGAGATCAAGAGATGA
- a CDS encoding nucleotidyl transferase AbiEii/AbiGii toxin family protein → MISTAALHQFAEKEGLRFDQTEKDYVILWLLYGLTRPDLAPKGWAFKGGTCLRHCYYAGYRFSEDLDFSCEPQGSNLQTSLELLAQVAAWIGDESGTRLTLKEPRTVPGDFQIEIPVQYLRGGARRQALPHVKVQLTFDEPILTGVEERSVTPAYPDLPPFKIAAYSKLEIIAEKLRALLQQQKKWPRPRDLYDLWYILCRSGERYAWEELEPLFREKCRVRDIEPDLEGLISENLREWNRDAWVDRLGPMLKELPEFEQTWREWVETFRKMVSKPI, encoded by the coding sequence ATGATCAGCACCGCGGCGTTGCACCAGTTCGCTGAGAAAGAGGGGCTGCGTTTCGACCAGACCGAAAAGGACTACGTTATCCTCTGGCTACTCTACGGGCTGACGCGCCCGGACCTGGCGCCGAAGGGATGGGCGTTCAAGGGCGGTACCTGCCTGCGCCACTGTTACTACGCGGGCTATCGTTTTTCCGAGGACCTCGATTTCAGTTGCGAGCCGCAGGGCAGCAATCTCCAAACGTCTTTGGAATTGCTGGCGCAGGTCGCTGCGTGGATCGGGGATGAATCCGGCACCCGTCTGACGCTCAAGGAACCGCGGACGGTACCCGGTGACTTTCAGATCGAGATTCCCGTTCAGTATCTTCGTGGCGGGGCGCGGCGGCAGGCACTGCCGCACGTTAAGGTGCAACTCACGTTTGACGAGCCAATCCTTACAGGCGTCGAAGAACGTTCGGTGACACCGGCGTACCCGGATCTTCCGCCATTCAAAATCGCCGCCTATAGCAAGCTGGAAATCATCGCCGAGAAGCTGCGCGCCTTGCTGCAACAGCAGAAGAAGTGGCCGCGCCCGCGAGACCTGTACGACCTCTGGTACATCCTGTGCCGGTCGGGAGAGCGCTACGCGTGGGAAGAACTTGAGCCGCTCTTTCGGGAGAAGTGCCGCGTGCGTGATATTGAACCCGATCTTGAGGGACTGATTTCGGAGAATCTCCGCGAATGGAATCGAGACGCCTGGGTTGACCGGCTGGGCCCGATGCTGAAGGAGCTGCCAGAGTTTGAGCAGACGTGGCGGGAGTGGGTGGAGACGTTTCGGAAGATGGTGAGCAAGCCAATATGA
- a CDS encoding integrase domain-containing protein: MDTMYPRSHKRRSRRSAKSELLYRLSQLLREHNHRHSRLAKGCSGDTAMARAQILKQGFLKLHELGYKLRDPANFGNRHMQVLARHWEEQKLSASEIQKRFSVFRVFATWVGKDGMVEPAAKYLLNPSCAVRSYVARKAKGWSGLVDDIEQKLAEVAKRDRLVALQLALQWVFGLRAKEAWLLHPEMADKGTHLAINWGAKGGRDRTVPIEHPAQRQILDIAKRWANDSTGSLIPDTRSLKAWRSHFYRVCRSCGIARTTGLVPHGLRHEEANAIYKSIAGVDAPVYGGDVTSLDPDRDYLARQVVAEHLGHSRPEITRAYLGPLVSALKRSRNTQSAEDKEEEQGAETAHGPFPTQSSEDFSRPDPT; encoded by the coding sequence ATGGACACGATGTACCCACGCAGTCACAAACGTCGCAGCCGCCGCTCGGCGAAGAGCGAGCTGCTGTACCGGCTGAGCCAGCTCCTGCGCGAACACAACCACCGCCACAGCCGGCTCGCGAAAGGCTGCAGCGGCGACACGGCGATGGCCCGGGCGCAAATACTTAAGCAAGGATTCCTGAAGCTGCACGAGCTCGGCTACAAGCTGCGCGATCCAGCCAATTTCGGTAACCGCCACATGCAGGTGCTGGCGCGGCATTGGGAAGAGCAGAAACTTTCAGCGAGCGAGATCCAGAAGCGATTCTCGGTGTTTCGAGTCTTCGCCACCTGGGTCGGGAAGGATGGCATGGTCGAACCGGCCGCCAAGTACCTGCTCAATCCGTCGTGTGCTGTCCGATCGTACGTGGCGCGGAAGGCCAAGGGCTGGAGCGGTCTTGTCGACGATATCGAACAGAAGCTCGCCGAAGTCGCCAAGCGCGATCGGCTGGTCGCCCTGCAGCTCGCGTTGCAGTGGGTGTTTGGCCTTAGGGCCAAGGAGGCCTGGCTGCTTCACCCGGAGATGGCGGACAAGGGAACACATCTTGCCATCAACTGGGGCGCGAAGGGCGGTCGGGATCGGACCGTGCCGATCGAGCACCCCGCGCAGCGGCAGATCCTCGACATCGCCAAACGCTGGGCGAACGACTCCACCGGCTCGCTGATCCCGGACACGCGGTCACTGAAGGCTTGGCGCTCCCATTTCTACCGGGTGTGTCGCAGCTGCGGGATCGCCCGCACCACCGGGCTGGTGCCGCACGGCCTTCGCCACGAGGAGGCCAACGCAATCTACAAGAGCATCGCGGGTGTGGATGCCCCGGTCTATGGCGGCGACGTGACGTCCCTCGATCCGGATCGTGACTACCTGGCACGCCAGGTCGTGGCGGAGCATCTAGGACATTCGCGACCGGAGATTACGCGCGCCTACCTGGGTCCGTTGGTGAGCGCCCTGAAGCGGAGTCGGAACACTCAGTCAGCCGAAGACAAGGAGGAGGAGCAGGGCGCGGAAACAGCACACGGTCCCTTTCCGACCCAATCCTCAGAGGACTTCAGTCGACCCGATCCAACTTAA
- a CDS encoding DNA cytosine methyltransferase: MTAAKGIAVELCAGLGGIGIGLRALGFHIAKAYDSWQEAVAIYNHNFPKEVAVTCNLLSESGRKAVAADRRKIGEIDLLAAGPPCKGFSQLRNGHHDGRNGHNRVLAAMPEYIGLLKPRLFLIENVPDLIRHRDGKTLATLLDRLERPARRLRYRVEYRIYDAALFGTPQARRRILILGVRYGSGDESLPEPGPDLVPLFSAVRHGGAVPAELETYLKALRDPDDGSLTSASQALSDMPVLGPGEPEQERTYARGPKTVFQRWVRKGAPPKLRDTRTPAVNAETVSRLRHIPPGGCARAIPAEHLNGLSRRYDSAYRRLHPDAPSTALSTKYDCVYHYAQERSLSVREYARLQGIPDRITFPSELACRRSVYEMIGNSVPPLMIERVLGEVLEIDPKGGQQ, translated from the coding sequence ATGACTGCTGCTAAGGGAATTGCTGTCGAACTATGCGCGGGTCTCGGCGGTATCGGGATCGGGCTCCGCGCGCTCGGCTTTCATATTGCCAAAGCGTACGACTCTTGGCAGGAGGCGGTTGCCATCTACAACCACAATTTCCCGAAAGAGGTAGCGGTTACGTGCAATCTGTTGAGTGAGAGCGGGAGGAAGGCTGTTGCTGCGGACAGGCGGAAGATAGGCGAGATAGACCTTCTTGCTGCTGGACCTCCTTGCAAGGGGTTCAGCCAACTGAGGAACGGTCACCATGATGGCCGCAACGGGCACAACCGTGTTCTGGCAGCGATGCCAGAGTACATCGGTCTGCTCAAGCCGCGCCTGTTTCTCATCGAGAACGTTCCGGATCTGATCAGGCACCGTGATGGCAAGACCCTTGCCACTCTCCTTGACCGGCTGGAGCGTCCTGCACGAAGACTGCGCTACCGTGTTGAGTATCGCATCTATGATGCAGCTCTCTTCGGTACGCCGCAGGCCCGGCGGCGAATACTCATCTTAGGTGTTCGGTACGGTTCCGGAGACGAGAGCCTGCCAGAGCCAGGCCCAGACTTGGTGCCCCTGTTCTCCGCCGTAAGGCACGGTGGGGCAGTTCCTGCAGAGTTGGAGACGTATCTTAAAGCGCTCAGAGATCCCGACGATGGCTCGCTTACGTCTGCATCGCAAGCACTGTCCGACATGCCGGTGCTAGGTCCCGGCGAGCCGGAGCAAGAGAGAACTTACGCGCGTGGACCAAAGACGGTGTTCCAGCGCTGGGTGCGCAAGGGTGCCCCGCCGAAGCTCCGCGATACTCGTACGCCAGCGGTCAACGCAGAGACAGTAAGTCGCCTCAGACACATTCCCCCAGGAGGTTGCGCGCGCGCGATACCCGCAGAGCACCTCAATGGCCTCTCGCGACGCTACGACTCCGCGTACCGGCGTCTCCATCCGGATGCCCCGTCCACGGCACTCTCGACCAAATACGACTGTGTGTATCACTACGCGCAAGAGCGATCTTTGTCAGTGCGCGAATACGCTCGACTGCAAGGTATACCAGACCGGATCACATTTCCGTCCGAACTGGCATGCCGGCGCAGCGTCTATGAAATGATCGGCAACTCAGTGCCTCCCCTCATGATCGAGCGCGTATTGGGCGAGGTTCTAGAAATTGATCCCAAGGGTGGCCAGCAATGA